In a single window of the Rhodoferax saidenbachensis genome:
- a CDS encoding YnfA family protein produces the protein MDMLKTLGLFATTAVAEILGCYLVWLWLAQGRAIWLLLPAALSLAAFAWLLTLHPSAAGRVYAAYGGVYIGMALVWLWLVDGIQPSTTDWVGAAVSLLGMGIIMFGPRPT, from the coding sequence ATGGACATGCTGAAAACACTGGGCCTGTTTGCCACCACCGCAGTGGCGGAAATTCTGGGCTGTTACCTGGTCTGGCTGTGGCTCGCACAGGGCCGCGCCATCTGGCTGCTGTTGCCCGCAGCACTGAGCCTGGCCGCCTTTGCCTGGCTGCTCACATTGCACCCCAGTGCGGCCGGTCGCGTGTACGCGGCCTATGGCGGTGTCTACATCGGCATGGCGCTGGTATGGCTGTGGCTGGTGGATGGCATCCAACCCAGCACGACGGACTGGGTTGGTGCCGCGGTCAGCCTGCTGGGCATGGGCATCATCATGTTTGGCCCACGCCCGACCTAA
- a CDS encoding OmpA family protein gives MKKFVLTPAVLAIALVLGACASKPTSTTLLESTRNDYSQIQANPDVPTYAPLEMKLASDAMQRANNASAQGAAKDRVDALAELAQQKIAMTSVVVKQKQTEAQAARAAKERDEMRLIQRTTEAMQANTNAQQSQAIAQQAQSEAALAQQKAAEAQARTAQLEAQLADLSAQKTERGMVITLGEVLFGTDRASLTPDGLRNVQKLATVLQQNPLRTVLVEGFTDSTGTVAYNQDLSERRGISVRDALLQMGIGIERIGVRGYGAAYSVASNDTAAGRQQNRRVEILLSDDTGKTQQR, from the coding sequence ATGAAAAAATTCGTACTGACCCCCGCCGTTCTGGCTATCGCTTTGGTGCTCGGCGCCTGTGCATCCAAGCCCACCAGCACCACGCTGCTGGAGAGCACACGCAATGACTACAGCCAGATCCAAGCCAACCCGGACGTACCCACCTACGCTCCGTTGGAGATGAAACTGGCCAGCGACGCCATGCAGCGTGCCAATAACGCCTCGGCCCAAGGCGCTGCCAAGGACCGGGTCGATGCCCTGGCCGAACTGGCGCAGCAAAAAATCGCCATGACCAGCGTCGTGGTGAAACAGAAGCAGACGGAAGCACAGGCCGCCCGCGCGGCCAAGGAACGTGATGAGATGCGCTTGATTCAGCGCACCACGGAAGCCATGCAGGCCAACACCAACGCACAGCAGTCGCAGGCGATCGCGCAGCAGGCCCAGAGCGAAGCGGCCCTTGCGCAACAAAAAGCGGCAGAGGCCCAGGCACGCACCGCACAGCTCGAAGCCCAACTGGCCGACCTGTCCGCCCAAAAGACCGAGCGTGGCATGGTGATCACGCTGGGCGAAGTGCTGTTTGGTACGGACCGCGCAAGCCTGACACCGGACGGCCTGCGCAACGTGCAGAAGCTGGCCACGGTACTGCAGCAAAACCCGTTGCGCACCGTGCTGGTGGAAGGTTTTACCGACAGCACCGGCACCGTTGCCTACAACCAGGATTTGTCGGAGCGCCGCGGTATCTCGGTGCGTGATGCCTTGCTGCAAATGGGCATTGGCATAGAACGCATTGGTGTGCGTGGTTATGGCGCTGCGTACTCGGTGGCCAGCAACGATACGGCTGCCGGCCGCCAGCAGAACCGCCGCGTGGAAATCCTGTTGTCGGATGACACCGGCAAGACGCAGCAACGCTAA
- a CDS encoding transglutaminase-like domain-containing protein encodes MLRLGFSITLNYEITQPGCDFIFNIHAAQTAHQTVVRESLTISQPLQPAMYTDAVTHNRYLRLHAPEAGPLTVHYDAVVDLDHHVAQPMEVAEVSVADLPGAVLPYIYPSRYCESDRLHRLAVKEFGHLPQGFTRVQAISNWVTQRVMFRSNTSNGNTTALDTLVDETGVCRDFAHLMIALCRGVNIPARFATGIDYGADPALGPTDFHAYVEVFVGQRWYLFDPSGTAIPMGFVRFATGRDAADAAFATIFGGVQGTAPVMKIEALPNAQGVLVLPQHVPQALSTDSPLS; translated from the coding sequence GTGCTTAGGCTGGGCTTCTCCATCACCTTGAACTATGAAATCACGCAGCCCGGCTGCGATTTCATCTTCAACATCCATGCGGCCCAGACCGCGCACCAGACGGTGGTGCGTGAGTCGCTGACCATCAGCCAGCCGCTGCAACCCGCGATGTACACCGATGCGGTGACCCACAACCGCTACTTGCGACTGCATGCCCCGGAGGCCGGGCCGCTCACCGTGCATTACGACGCGGTGGTGGACCTGGACCACCATGTGGCGCAGCCGATGGAAGTGGCCGAGGTCAGCGTGGCGGATCTGCCCGGTGCGGTGTTGCCGTACATCTACCCCAGCCGCTACTGCGAGTCTGACCGCCTGCACCGCCTGGCGGTGAAGGAGTTTGGCCACCTGCCGCAGGGGTTCACCCGGGTGCAGGCCATCAGCAACTGGGTCACGCAACGCGTGATGTTCCGTTCCAACACGTCCAATGGCAACACCACAGCGTTGGACACTCTGGTGGACGAAACCGGTGTCTGCCGCGACTTTGCCCATTTGATGATTGCACTGTGCCGCGGCGTGAACATCCCCGCGCGTTTTGCCACCGGCATTGATTACGGTGCCGATCCGGCGCTGGGACCTACCGACTTTCACGCCTATGTGGAAGTGTTTGTGGGGCAGCGCTGGTATTTGTTTGACCCGTCTGGCACCGCCATTCCCATGGGCTTTGTGCGTTTTGCCACCGGACGCGACGCGGCCGATGCCGCGTTTGCCACCATTTTTGGCGGCGTGCAGGGGACAGCACCGGTCATGAAGATCGAGGCCTTGCCCAACGCACAAGGCGTGCTGGTACTGCCGCAACACGTTCCCCAAGCACTGTCCACCGACAGCCCCCTTAGCTGA
- a CDS encoding beta/gamma crystallin-related protein — protein MKTTFKHLLAVTALVSAGMASAEIIFYENQDFQGRSVSATLPIDNFRTTGFNDRATSAIVLNDRWEACDDAYFGGRCVVLRPGRYASLTAMGMNDRISSVRAIHKEARIDDSRYAPLPVQPVYDNRRRRGEKLFNANVQSVRAVVGPPEKRCWMEREDVPATQGKLNPTGALIGGLLGGVLGHQVGSGGGRDLATVGGAVAGAAVGAHVGRDNTPATTREVERCSTNTSQAKPEFWDVGYTFRGQEHQVQMTSPPGKTIRVNAKGEPRA, from the coding sequence ATGAAAACGACTTTTAAACACCTGTTGGCAGTGACCGCTCTGGTCAGCGCCGGCATGGCCAGCGCAGAAATCATCTTCTACGAAAACCAGGATTTTCAGGGACGCTCGGTCTCTGCCACCTTGCCCATCGACAACTTCAGGACCACAGGGTTCAACGACCGTGCCACCTCGGCGATTGTGCTGAATGACCGCTGGGAGGCGTGTGACGACGCCTACTTCGGCGGGCGCTGCGTGGTGCTGCGCCCGGGGCGTTACGCCTCGCTGACGGCCATGGGCATGAACGACCGCATCTCTTCGGTGCGCGCCATCCACAAGGAGGCACGTATTGATGACAGCCGTTATGCCCCTCTGCCGGTGCAACCGGTGTACGACAACCGCCGCCGCCGCGGCGAGAAACTGTTTAACGCCAATGTCCAATCCGTGCGCGCGGTGGTGGGCCCGCCCGAGAAACGTTGCTGGATGGAGCGTGAAGATGTGCCCGCCACCCAGGGCAAGTTGAACCCCACCGGCGCGCTGATCGGCGGATTGCTGGGCGGCGTGTTGGGTCACCAGGTGGGCAGCGGCGGTGGGCGTGATCTGGCCACCGTCGGTGGCGCTGTCGCCGGTGCGGCCGTAGGCGCCCATGTGGGGCGTGACAACACACCCGCCACCACGCGGGAAGTAGAACGCTGCAGCACCAACACCAGCCAGGCCAAGCCCGAGTTCTGGGACGTGGGTTACACCTTCCGGGGCCAGGAGCACCAGGTGCAGATGACTTCGCCTCCGGGCAAGACCATCCGCGTAAACGCCAAGGGCGAGCCGCGTGCTTAG